The following proteins come from a genomic window of Amyelois transitella isolate CPQ chromosome 24, ilAmyTran1.1, whole genome shotgun sequence:
- the LOC106138002 gene encoding transmembrane protein 234 homolog, producing the protein MLQAVGLLILTGALWGCTNPFIRQGTKGLRKVRAKTVLGQVYAEIAFLLGNWRYVLPWLANQSGSLAYLAAVQRAPLSVAVPTANGLAFAFTAVVGAAVGTEEPLDKWSVAGVALIVAGTALCCLDKAS; encoded by the exons GGCTCCTGATCCTCACGGGAGCGCTATGGGGCTGCACCAACCCCTTCATCAGGCAGGGCACCAAGGGACTTCGCAAAGTGCGCGCCAAAACCGTTTTAGGGCAAGTCTACGCCGAGATCGCCTTCTTATTGGGGAATTGGCGC TACGTGCTACCCTGGCTGGCCAACCAATCAGGTTCCCTGGCGTACTTGGCTGCAGTCCAGCGCGCCCCCCTCTCCGTGGCGGTGCCCACCGCCAACGGGCTGGCCTTCGCGTTCACGGCcgtcgtcggagccgcggtggGCACGGAAGAACCTTTGGATAAAT GGTCTGTGGCTGGAGTGGCGCTCATCGTGGCTGGCACCGCGCTATGCTGCCTGGACAAAGCGAGCTGA